In the Rhododendron vialii isolate Sample 1 chromosome 2a, ASM3025357v1 genome, CTGCTCGGCACCGCTACCAAGCGGGGTGCTTTGTAGCATCCCCGGGTCCCCTTTAAAGAGGGTAAACATTATCCTTCTCGCGATTGGTAAAAAATGTGTGGATCCTACCATAAACTAACTCATTATTactaaaaagtgtattgattaTATAGACCTTACAAAATTTCCACCAATCACAATGAGGGTAATATTCACCATCTTTAAAGGATGGTGAACAGAATTATTATCAGCTGCCTCTGATAAATTTCGTATTTTTAGCGTGCCTTGAAAACTGTAATCTATATAGCTTTAGGGtggtgataatgtcaaaactgtttttgttggtgctgAAACAACAGTCCATAAAATCTTGTACACTACACATGatacaagccttttgtgcacTTGAGTTTTGGcatcaaaaaaatcagttttgacattattattTTCCTATCTTTATCCACTACGacttaaatttcaataaaattacaatatggttttatttaaaaaaaatagtagcaTACAAAAatcatttctaaaaaaaataaaattgacgAAGGTTACTTTGTGAATtcataggaaaattattatttcaAGGAGCGAATTGCTAAAACCGGTCGCCCTCTTCTCCACCTTTTTAGCTTAGCAAAAGAATGTACTCCGTACTAAATTCCAGCTGTTTGATTTTACGGTTCTCCGCATCACCCGATCAAAATATCTCCACACCTATCCGGAATCCTAACCGGCACCCGACTGTGACTCCATACGACCCGGTTATTAATTAGATACTAATCAGATAATTACCCCCCACAACTCCAAGTTTAATACGCCACTAAACTAGATTAAAGGATTAGTACAACGTTTTTAAAAAAGAGTTTATCGTACTCCGTCCACAGGACCCTATAAATCCATCACCTAAATGCTCTGGTTTGGGTCTCCACTCCaacttcactctctctctctctctctctctctctctaccccccctctctctctctctctctctctctctctctcttgctcattaactcccctctctctctccaccaattttccctctctttctcgGAGATTTTCTCAAGAACCAACCGGGAAAAAAGCAAGAATCTTTCACTCCAGTGACTCTACAGTCcacaccttttctttttcttggtgTCAAAGCGTATTTTCCATTTCACTTTCCCAATCTTTTCCCACCACTTTCCTAGAAATTTCCCACCTTGAAACAAATTTTCcacaactatttttttttttcccaccggATTAGGTTTTTCTCCTTTTGGGagctttttctttccatttcttgCTTTATTCTCTCTCCAAGTCAAATCCCAAACGAAtctcaactcttttttttccataCCCTCTACTATTTCAGTCCTCCGAGTTTCCAAGAAACTGCTCGAGCTTTTTATCGCTTTCGATGCGAATTGAGAAATCTGTTGAGATAAATGGAGCATAATAACAGCATGTTGTGTCCGGTCAAGTACAGTGAGCAAAGGAAGCAAACGACTATAATGAGGCCGTCGCCGCCGGCGGGAGCCGTCTCCGGCGGACCGAGAGTTGTGCGCATATCCGTCACCGACGGCGACGCGACGGACTCGTCTAGTGACGAGGAGGTCGACCTGATGTTCCGGCGCCGGAGGGTGAAGAAGTTTGTAAACGAGGTCACTATCGAGCCGTGTTCTCGCGAAGAACACGACTCCTTAGTGATAGGAAAAAATCGTCGGAGAAAGCCCGCCGGGGGGAAATTGAAACCTCCGGCGCCGGCGAGTAGGTTGAAGGTGAGCGCTACGGGGAGGAAGTTTCGCGGCGTGCGGCAGCGTCCGTGGGGAAAATGGGCGGCCGAGATCAGAGATCCGCTTCGACGTGTACGGCTGTGGTTAGGTACGCTTTTTTCTTTGACATTTAAAATGAACGATTCCTCTTGTACTCGATTGAATTACTATCGTGACACTGTCAATAAACCTAACGTGTCTCGCTTCTGTGGTTAGGTACATTCGACACAGCCGAAGAGGCGGCCATGGTCTACGACAACGCCGCGATTCAGCTGCGTGGTCCCGACGCGCTCATCAACTTCGCCACTCCTCCGtcagccgccgccgccgccgcgaCTCCGCCTCCGGCGGTGACAACGTGTTCCGGTTACAACTCGAGCGAAGAGTCTAACAACAACCCATTACTCTCCTCTCCGAAATCGGTCCTCCGCTTCAACTACTCTCCCGTCGACGAAACtgcgtcgtcgtcgtcgtcgccgcATTGCCAAAAACCGAAAACCGACGCCGTTTCCGCATTCCAAAAAGTCAAAGAGGAGACGTCGGTATCCGAGAATTTCTCGGATTTCCCGGCGACGGAAACGTTGATTCCCGACGGTTTGTTCGATTTCCAAGACCCGGTTCCGGATCTGTCCGGTTTGTTTGAGGAATCGGGTTTCCGAGAGGACATTTTCGTGGAAGACTGTGGACAGTTGTTTATCGGGTCGGGTGATATGTGCGGGTACGGTCAGTCAACTTGGCCGGCAGACGATTACTTGCAGTTCCAAGACATCGGCGATTTATTCGGATCGGATTCCCTTGTTGCTCTTTGATTTCGATTACATTTCTCGTTTCTGGCTTTTTCCCCCccaattcctcggccaattttGTATCGGCGGGAGTGAAGTCATCGGCttggttcttttattttttttgttcttttcgcGAGTTTATTTGGGTTTTAATTTTAACTATGTAAGGCAGAGAAGTTGTAATATCTATGAGATTATAAATAAAGCCGTCACATTAAACGGTGACGGAAGAAGTTTCGGGAGGCTTAAAGGTTGGTTTTCTTATGGGACAGTTCGAGATGTTCGCATCGATCTTATCTAGAATCTGGGTTGCTAATCGCGAGTTGGTTCAAACCGGATAAACGATGTGATGTGATAATTAAGGCACGTGTTAAATCCTATTCATGATTTTTGGAAAGATATTGGGTTAGGTGAAGGAATGAAATGTAATGAATCAAAATGCAACGATTTCCAGTGTTGAAAGCTGTTGAGAACACGTGTTCGGAGTTAAATGGAATCGGGCACTCTCTCAACTTCACCGCGTCAAATCAAAACTTCATCTTCTCTACTAAAAATATTTGtggaaactgttttttttttttaacgacgATATACATCAACGGGTTAGCGGAGTATTTGTATATTAATCAATGTGAAGCTCAGAGGTTATCCATAACTCTGAAACCTCAAACTTACTCTCTATGAAACTCGAACCTTGGTCAccattgaaaaaagaaaaaaacaaaccaccTATGCTAGCATGGTGTCAGGAAACAGTATGGCCGTAGTACATTTTATGAGgtaatttgatgaaaaatatgattgaCAGCCGTGGATGTTAATTTGTTCATAAGTATACCAGAAAacctatgagtaccgaccatgggggagggaaaacgcATCGaaggccgccggcgggccgtctccggccaccggacggccgatccgaaccgtccaaaaattctataaaaaaaaaccgatggggcctacgcgggaatcaatggcatccgaggtgtgtagggtgcttgatccgagcacccatttttcgtgtatatatgtatatacgtgtatatacacgaaaaatgggtgctcggatcaaacaccctacacacctcagatgccattgattcccgcgtaagccccatcggtttttttttatagaatttttggacggttcggatcggccgtccggtggccggagacggcccgccggcggccgtcggtacattttccctcccccatggtcggtacatatagcaataCTCTAAGTATATAGACGTTTTGTAAAAAATCGCTccgttttataatatagatttgaTTAGGACGGTTTGGCCATTtatttgctgcttcttttttgtAATCGGGTGCTTGGCCAGCATTTGGATTAATCGCGAGGCCTTGAGTAAACTCTCATTAATATCTTAAGTGGCCGTAAGATTTGGAACGTGAAATTCTACTGAAGAATTTATTGGGGAGCAAGAGCTATTTAATCACTGTCACATGCCTACTTAGGTAACTCAGCCAATGAAGGTTCGCCTATTAACGACACGAATTATCTATTCAACGATTATTTGTTACACTCACACTTCTTACCAACAGAAGCTGAGCATggattttcattgtttgaaccGGCTCTAAATCTAATGGATCAACATCCATAAGATAAGACGCGATTGTTAGCACCTATAAaccttcatttctttcttttttgctcgGCATTAAAACTTCATTTCACCTTCTATATTTACTCGTATCAGATGTCGATGTCACCGAACCCACCGAGACATCTGATAAAATCGGAACGATAAAAGAGAATTTGTGTGCAATCATTAAAATATGATGAAATGGGAACATCTTTCTCCCTCTCTATGAAATCAACATCTAAAAACGGAAGCCGATAAATATGTCATAACGGGGAACATTTTTCCTGTCATTGGGACACATGAAATCATCATTGAAAATggaaggtttttatttttattttttattttgtgcttTTCTGAGTAAGCTTTTGGGACccttgtgtttgtttttgtctGTTGGTAAAATTTAGCCAAAAACCGAAGTGCCTGATTTTGGGCTCACACTGTCACGCCTCCTGAGTCAACCATCCAATGCCCGTTCACCCCGCCTCACAAGAATCAGTCCGGATACCGACACCGAGTCCACCTCTAATTTTAGAGGCCTTGTACAGTACATGAAAAAATATTGAACGGTCCGGATTCACTTTTAAGGCCTGGTATGATATATGAAAAGAAAACATTAAACTGTCTAGTAAATCTAGACCGTCTAGTTTTGTTTCATGAGAATagtttcatgttttcttttcatGTATCCTATCTTTTTTGCGAATTTTATGTGTGAAGTCCATTTCGAGATTTGGATCGGGGGTGTTGTAATACACCTCGATGTAGTGCGCGTGTAGAGTGGCATACAACtgtcgatctcatcaatcaatggtccagattaaaaataatattttaccgataaaagatttttattaccggtcataattaaaaacacATCGCAACCGTTGAAACGGTTTGTGTACCCGCACTACACGCGCACTACATCGGGGTGCATTACAGCACCTCCGGTTCCCATTTTGGGTACTACACAAATGACTGAGATGCAgtggcggagctatgttggggcccggGGGTGGCCCCAGCCCCCGAACCATATCCGAGCTCCggagttttatgctttatttggtttgtgatttgagtagtatttttggataatgagtggatagagaaattagagtaatgattggagagagaggtaaaaagtggagagagatagagtgaaaaatgaaaataataattgaaaagttagacagagaaataagagtaatgattgatttgagaaatattttttgagtaaagTAGTAAAGTTAACAaggtatttaaaattttattttgtatataccttattttgaatattattgataattatttgtgtatGGATACGTATAATCCTAATAATTTTGGTtagatttgataaaaaatcggttattttacattctcatttcttaatCTGTTGGACTTgcttaaagaaaaaataaaatgattgatatattttaactgcattaggttagaatcatttcaatgtacaaatataacgtattaaaaaacaaaacgtTTATGATAGGAGTAATAATTATATGTTCTAATAAAAGATATATGTCTATTAATCCGGCTCCCCCGGGTCAAAAATCCTGACTTGTCACTGCTGAGACGTTTATGAATTTCGAGCGAAATGATTAAGCACTTACCAATATATAATTAAACAAACTATTATATAAGTCTTGTCTGAATATAAACATCTAAAGATTTATTCTGTGAGATCCGAAGTGGATTCCACATATGAGATTGTTACACCATTTGATACGCATTCATCTCTATCCTTAGAGTATCTTTTTTCCCACAAGGAGGAGGCCCTAGTGATCTTTACTTTTAAATgggttttttattattatttatttatcattaggaagaacaaaaaaaacttcgTACACTTTTCTAAAATTTCTAGGCTTATAGCTAGCTACCCATGCTTCCTATCATATGGTAGATTTTAAATCTCCTCAGGTAATAGAAATTGAGATAAACCAGTACCTCGTATAGTGACGAACAAAGAGATACGGGCGATGAACTGGATCCCCAAAATTttaatataatcttattttagTACTTTAGTcccatcaaaattcaattactcactttgtttggttttgagattAAATTAAAGATTGACGAAATATAAATTAAAGATTTtaagttaataaaaaaaaacccaaaaattttaagatTATTGAATCAATCGATTCTCATGCATCTACTCTgagaattgggggatggtggtGTGCAGTGGTTTGCGTTGCACGGTGCAGCGCACTTTCGAGCtatcggatcgtgcatctgacggcttggatctcacctcggcaatgaacggctctcgatcgttggttgtcaagatgagatccgagtcgtcggatgcacgatccgaagATTCGAAAGTGTGCAATACGGTACTATAcacctcactgcacaacacTGACCCGAAAATCCCTAATCTGAAGGGTTCCAaccataaaaagaaaacaaatacttTTAGTTCATTAATTTTCAGTATCTCTTTATTTGCACACTAAACTTCAAGACCAATCATGTAACGTCTATCAATCCAGGAAGCATAGATCAATTGATATCCCATCGACAGGGAAAACTTATTGTTAAGTGTTTGTGGAATATCGTCACGTGATGCTTCAAAACCTTTCCCACCACACAATGATGAAGATGGTATCAAAAAATCATGGGAAATGATCTTCACACTTCCCTTTTGTCAATTggctctcttcttttttgtcatttatTCGTGTGAAATTACTAAACTACTTTTACTGCTtgagtcattttttttatatgaaggGAAAATTAGTAATTTCaagtgaataaagacaaaaaaaagaaagaagagtcaacggaaaaaaaatggagtgttaaaatcatttttccaaaGTCACACTATAAAAGTTAAAGAGAGCTTGTAGTgtttttcattcaattttttttttggtcaagcttTATATATTAGCGGAGGTCAACGGAGTGTTAGTATGGTAGTCAATAAAGGGTTCAAAGGGTGTCTATAGTTCTGCACCCCAACCACGTCCCTCGTAGGACTTGAATCCGTGCCTCCACTGAGAgaggggatatatatatatctgtgtgtgtgtgtgacaacCCAAGTGTGCTAGCTTAGTTTCCTTTTGTAATGTCTATCGAGGAAGCAAAAATTGAAATCGTGAAATATTTCTTGGTGGTCTTGGAACATCGTCACGGGTCACGGGGCACTGTATAACTCCTCTTCGAGCAAAATGGGAGTTTGGAATTGTTTGATCAACACTATCAGGTGGCCCCATCATGGGATCGCAGGCACCAGATCTGGACAAACTACTGCCCTCCCTGCACGGTGCTGCATCAGAAAATCTGAGCTTAAATAGTAAATACTACTTTAAATATGCAAACATAGATACCTCACACAAAAGCCCCACTCCATGTAGCCAAGTATGGTACAAGCCCCACTACATGTAGCTAAGTATGGTGCAGATCGTTGTGGCTCTTACCCATCTCGTAGTATCTCTTGGCTTTTAAAGGAGGATTTGAGGTTTGAGTCTGGAGAGACGTCAAAATTCTTTTAGTTgttctttttgggtaaatcagaaTTCCTTTTGTTGTTAATTAATCTACCAATTCCCCTCAAAAGTCTAAATTAAACTACCAATGTTTtggcaaaactaaaaaaaatatggcCAAGTATAGTGGAGTATTGATTATTAACGATATAAGTCTACTAAACAATCACAATTTACGTCACatttttgaaagatgatttCATGCTCAcgctttttttttggatacacaaattatgtgacttagcttCGCCCACCCAACCTTAAAACAAGTTTTCGTCCTTGTGCCCCTCTCCGTATTTAGTACAACTTAACTTTTGCAACCTCCGTGAACACATATTTGGCAATCAAAGCATACcttcaactttttttcataacttGGTGTAATGGGCCGAACCGACAGCCCAACTGGGCCTGGCAGATTAGCAGGGCTAAGTGCATGGGACAACACGATGTTGCGACCTTTCACGCGTAAGCCCAAGCATCAGATCAACGGAGTTAGCCAGCCCTGACCCGGTAAGATGAGAAGA is a window encoding:
- the LOC131315787 gene encoding ethylene-responsive transcription factor CRF2, which produces MEHNNSMLCPVKYSEQRKQTTIMRPSPPAGAVSGGPRVVRISVTDGDATDSSSDEEVDLMFRRRRVKKFVNEVTIEPCSREEHDSLVIGKNRRRKPAGGKLKPPAPASRLKVSATGRKFRGVRQRPWGKWAAEIRDPLRRVRLWLGTFDTAEEAAMVYDNAAIQLRGPDALINFATPPSAAAAAATPPPAVTTCSGYNSSEESNNNPLLSSPKSVLRFNYSPVDETASSSSSPHCQKPKTDAVSAFQKVKEETSVSENFSDFPATETLIPDGLFDFQDPVPDLSGLFEESGFREDIFVEDCGQLFIGSGDMCGYGQSTWPADDYLQFQDIGDLFGSDSLVAL